Proteins from a genomic interval of Clostridium cochlearium:
- a CDS encoding DUF3298 and DUF4163 domain-containing protein, producing the protein MGNLLCMALAASLVGNTPPAFAINSTNAANIHPTAIYSSQNLNKESCNISSKKIEYKDDTIEMDMRIPLISGLKDKETEFKINKIIENRAMDFKKDIENSAKEAKKENILTNSYQAILKFKISFNKGNILSLTMCFYEYTGGAHGLGYNESLNIDLNTGEEIYLKNLFDTKEDYKNIIDDFIRDDMTKNSNKYYENASADFYGIIQEQPYYIEDNNIVIYFNPYEIAPYSEGIKEFRIPLKNFKYGLKKNLSFLIHNFKII; encoded by the coding sequence ATGGGGAATTTATTATGTATGGCATTAGCAGCTTCGTTAGTTGGCAATACACCCCCAGCTTTTGCAATTAATTCAACCAATGCTGCAAATATTCATCCTACAGCTATTTACTCTTCACAAAATTTAAATAAGGAAAGTTGTAACATAAGTAGTAAAAAGATTGAATATAAAGATGATACTATAGAAATGGATATGAGGATTCCATTGATAAGTGGATTAAAGGATAAAGAAACAGAATTTAAGATAAACAAGATAATAGAAAATAGAGCTATGGATTTTAAAAAGGATATTGAAAATAGCGCCAAAGAAGCTAAAAAAGAAAATATTCTTACTAACAGTTATCAAGCTATTTTGAAGTTTAAAATATCATTTAATAAAGGGAATATATTAAGTTTAACTATGTGTTTTTATGAGTACACAGGTGGTGCTCATGGCTTAGGCTATAATGAGAGCTTGAATATTGATTTAAATACAGGAGAAGAAATTTATTTAAAGAATTTGTTTGATACTAAGGAGGATTATAAAAATATAATTGATGATTTTATAAGAGATGATATGACTAAAAATTCAAATAAATATTACGAAAATGCATCTGCGGATTTCTATGGTATAATTCAAGAACAGCCTTATTATATAGAAGATAATAATATAGTTATCTATTTTAATCCTTATGAAATTGCTCCTTATAGTGAGGGAATAAAGGAGTTTAGAATACCTTTAAAAAATTTTAAATATGGTTTGAAAAAGAATTTATCATTTCTAATTCATAACTTCAAGATAATTTGA
- a CDS encoding NAD(P)-dependent alcohol dehydrogenase, translating to MKGFAMLGIGKVGWIEKEKPVAGLYDAIVKPLALAPCTSDIHTVYEGALGERENLILGHEAVGEIVEVGKEVKDFKPGDRVVVPAITPDWRSREAQDYNLAQHSGGMLAGWKFSNIKDGVFAELFHVNDADMNLAHLPETIPLEAAVMLPDMVTTGFHGSELAGVNFGDTVAVIGIGPVGLMGIAGAKLRGAGRIIGAGSRDALIEAAKFYGATDIVNYRKGPIVEQIMELTKNNGVDRVIVAGGNSDILVDAVKILKPGGAIGNINYFGEGEFIKIPRVDWGNGMGHKNINGGLTPGGRARMERLIELVKYNRLDPSKLVTHVYKGFDKVEEALNLMKDKPKDLIKPVVILE from the coding sequence ATGAAGGGATTTGCTATGTTAGGAATTGGAAAGGTAGGTTGGATTGAAAAAGAAAAACCTGTTGCAGGACTTTATGATGCAATTGTAAAACCATTAGCGTTGGCACCATGTACATCAGATATTCATACAGTTTATGAAGGTGCCTTAGGAGAAAGAGAAAACTTAATATTAGGTCATGAAGCAGTAGGTGAAATAGTAGAGGTTGGAAAAGAAGTAAAGGATTTTAAACCTGGAGATAGGGTAGTAGTACCTGCTATTACTCCAGATTGGAGAAGTAGGGAAGCTCAAGATTATAATTTAGCTCAGCACTCTGGTGGAATGCTAGCAGGTTGGAAATTTTCTAATATAAAAGACGGGGTTTTTGCAGAGCTTTTCCATGTTAATGATGCGGATATGAATTTAGCTCATTTACCAGAAACTATACCTTTAGAAGCTGCAGTAATGTTACCAGATATGGTGACTACAGGATTTCATGGTTCAGAATTAGCAGGTGTAAATTTTGGAGATACTGTGGCAGTAATAGGAATTGGACCTGTTGGGTTAATGGGAATTGCAGGTGCTAAACTTAGAGGTGCAGGTAGAATTATAGGTGCAGGTAGTAGAGATGCTTTAATAGAAGCAGCTAAATTTTATGGCGCAACGGATATAGTAAACTATAGAAAAGGTCCTATAGTAGAACAAATAATGGAACTTACAAAAAATAATGGAGTAGATAGAGTAATAGTAGCAGGTGGAAATTCAGATATATTAGTAGATGCAGTAAAAATTTTAAAACCAGGAGGAGCTATAGGAAATATTAACTATTTTGGAGAAGGTGAGTTCATAAAAATTCCAAGAGTGGACTGGGGAAATGGTATGGGACATAAAAATATAAATGGAGGTTTAACACCTGGTGGAAGAGCTAGAATGGAGAGACTAATAGAACTAGTAAAATATAATAGATTGGATCCAAGCAAAT
- a CDS encoding ferritin-like domain-containing protein: MSKIDYEMHKRAGYADPSPYPEIKVLKPNLYYANLLIDDYAGVISEFTAISQYLYHYFFFKDIDKELGELLENVSITEMLHMEILASTIKKLGGNPLIRGSYSTCNNFWNGSFIYYGKHLCERLKADIDSEYKAIDEYQKHICMINDPYVQKILRRIILDEKVHIKLFNKALLKFCGCTYKPLINE; encoded by the coding sequence GTGTCAAAAATAGACTATGAAATGCACAAAAGAGCTGGGTATGCAGATCCTTCTCCATATCCAGAAATAAAAGTGCTTAAACCTAATCTTTATTATGCTAATCTTTTAATTGATGATTATGCGGGCGTAATAAGTGAATTTACAGCTATTAGCCAATATCTTTATCATTATTTCTTTTTTAAAGATATTGATAAAGAGCTAGGAGAATTATTAGAGAATGTATCCATTACAGAAATGCTTCATATGGAGATACTTGCAAGTACCATTAAAAAATTAGGAGGAAATCCTTTAATAAGAGGATCATATAGTACTTGTAATAATTTTTGGAATGGAAGTTTTATATACTATGGAAAACATCTCTGTGAAAGATTAAAAGCAGACATTGATTCAGAATATAAGGCTATTGATGAGTATCAAAAGCATATATGTATGATTAATGACCCATATGTTCAAAAAATTTTGCGAAGAATTATATTAGATGAAAAAGTTCATATAAAATTGTTTAACAAGGCACTTTTAAAATTTTGTGGTTGTACCTATAAACCACTTATTAATGAATAA
- a CDS encoding flavocytochrome c: MKKFLTILLTVFMTIGLIACGNSKTAIPDGKYKGEGNGKGGKIVVEVTIKDDAITDIKVLEKNETPGYDNAMETLTKDIIATNSLDVDVVSGCTLTSNGFIEAVKAALKSAGATPDMLKKLDEKNKDKEKKEVSETHDVIVVGAGGAGLCAAIEAKEAGADVIVLEKMPMAGGNTLISGAEYAAPNNWIQEKEGIKDSVEQFTQDMIKGGDAKNNPELVKVVAENALDGAKWLRDEVGVRWEDNLMFFGGHSVKRSLVPVGASGKEMINKQLAKVKSLKIPVLYETPATELITDEKGKVVGVKAESEDKKYTFKTNKAVVLTTGGFGSNLEMRMKYNPEIDEKVLSTNTVGSTGDGIIMAEKVGAALDGMQYIQTYPICDPLTGTLLYFGDARMYGHTIMVNKEGKRFVEELDRRDVISMAIKKQTGSVCYQLLDQKGLDDSNLVEPHAAEIEYLYKNKLLVKADTIEEAAKFFDIDAKELKATVERYNGYVKAGKDEEFNKRSMPFPIEKGPFYILKAAPAVHHTMGGVKINTNAQVLNKEGKVIEGLYAAGEVTGGIHGTNRLGSNALADITVFGRIAGKNAAK; encoded by the coding sequence TTGAAAAAGTTTTTGACAATTTTACTGACAGTATTTATGACAATTGGTTTAATTGCTTGTGGAAATTCTAAAACAGCGATCCCTGATGGAAAATATAAGGGAGAAGGTAATGGAAAAGGTGGAAAAATTGTTGTTGAAGTAACAATTAAAGATGATGCCATTACCGATATTAAAGTTTTGGAGAAAAATGAAACTCCAGGATATGATAATGCCATGGAAACATTAACAAAGGATATCATTGCAACTAATAGTCTTGATGTTGACGTAGTTTCAGGATGTACATTAACATCCAATGGTTTTATTGAAGCTGTTAAAGCGGCATTAAAATCAGCAGGAGCAACTCCTGATATGCTAAAAAAACTTGATGAAAAGAATAAAGATAAAGAGAAAAAAGAAGTTAGCGAAACCCATGATGTAATCGTTGTTGGTGCAGGTGGAGCAGGACTTTGTGCAGCTATAGAAGCAAAAGAAGCAGGTGCAGATGTAATTGTTTTAGAAAAAATGCCTATGGCTGGTGGTAATACATTAATTTCTGGTGCTGAATATGCAGCTCCAAATAACTGGATACAAGAAAAAGAAGGGATTAAAGATAGCGTAGAACAATTTACACAAGATATGATAAAAGGTGGAGACGCTAAAAACAACCCTGAATTAGTAAAAGTTGTTGCAGAAAATGCTCTTGATGGCGCAAAATGGTTAAGAGATGAAGTTGGCGTTAGATGGGAAGACAACCTTATGTTCTTTGGCGGACACTCTGTTAAAAGAAGTTTAGTTCCAGTTGGTGCAAGTGGTAAAGAAATGATAAATAAGCAATTAGCAAAGGTTAAGAGCTTAAAAATACCTGTATTATATGAAACACCAGCAACTGAACTTATTACAGATGAAAAAGGAAAGGTTGTAGGTGTAAAAGCTGAAAGCGAAGATAAAAAATATACTTTTAAAACAAATAAAGCAGTAGTTTTAACAACAGGTGGATTTGGATCAAACCTTGAAATGAGAATGAAATACAATCCAGAAATAGATGAAAAAGTTCTTTCTACAAATACAGTAGGAAGTACAGGTGATGGTATTATAATGGCTGAAAAAGTTGGTGCAGCATTAGATGGAATGCAATATATTCAAACTTATCCAATATGTGACCCATTAACAGGTACACTACTTTATTTTGGAGATGCAAGAATGTATGGACATACTATCATGGTAAATAAAGAAGGAAAGCGTTTTGTTGAAGAACTTGACAGACGTGACGTAATATCCATGGCTATTAAAAAGCAAACAGGAAGCGTATGCTATCAATTATTAGACCAAAAGGGATTAGATGATAGTAACTTAGTAGAACCTCATGCAGCAGAAATTGAATACTTATATAAAAACAAATTACTTGTAAAAGCAGATACAATAGAAGAAGCAGCAAAATTCTTTGATATTGATGCAAAAGAATTAAAGGCAACTGTTGAAAGATATAATGGCTATGTTAAAGCAGGTAAGGACGAAGAATTTAATAAACGTAGCATGCCATTTCCTATAGAAAAAGGTCCTTTCTATATCTTAAAAGCAGCTCCGGCTGTTCACCATACAATGGGTGGAGTTAAGATTAACACTAATGCTCAAGTACTTAATAAAGAAGGTAAAGTAATAGAAGGACTATATGCAGCTGGAGAAGTTACTGGAGGAATCCATGGTACAAATAGATTAGGAAGTAATGCTCTTGCTGATATAACAGTATTTGGTAGAATAGCTGGTAAAAACGCAGCAAAATAA
- a CDS encoding cyclase family protein yields the protein MKIIDLTHTFEDDISLFPGDEKPTVEEVSNVKDHGCKITKINMTTHLGTHLDCKSHVFEDGFTTSDWDLNKFLGQGIVIDCSMVKKGGKIDANILKEYDLSCKDFILIYTGWDKFWKKQEYIKDYPVLSEQGAKYLTSFNIKGIGVDTISIDSINNEELTNHKILLGKDIIIVENLKNLHKLLKKKFQFSALPLKIKNGDGSPVRAIAKI from the coding sequence ATGAAAATAATTGACTTAACACATACCTTTGAAGATGATATATCATTATTTCCTGGAGATGAAAAACCTACTGTAGAGGAAGTTTCAAATGTAAAAGATCATGGGTGTAAAATTACAAAAATAAATATGACAACACATTTAGGAACTCATTTAGATTGTAAATCTCATGTGTTTGAAGATGGATTTACTACCTCAGATTGGGATTTAAATAAATTTTTAGGACAGGGAATTGTGATAGATTGTTCTATGGTTAAAAAAGGTGGAAAAATAGATGCTAACATATTAAAAGAATATGATTTGTCATGTAAAGATTTTATTTTAATATATACTGGTTGGGATAAGTTTTGGAAAAAACAAGAGTATATTAAAGATTATCCAGTATTATCAGAACAAGGGGCTAAATATTTAACTTCTTTTAATATTAAAGGTATAGGTGTTGATACTATTTCTATAGATAGTATAAATAATGAAGAATTAACTAATCATAAAATATTATTAGGAAAAGATATCATAATTGTAGAAAATCTTAAAAACCTACATAAATTATTAAAGAAAAAATTTCAGTTTTCAGCTTTACCACTAAAAATTAAAAATGGAGATGGATCTCCTGTAAGAGCTATAGCTAAAATATAA
- a CDS encoding TIGR04076 family protein: MSKRPKIKITVINKKEKGGCHYAHKIGDSFDFDTERGKLCPMALHVAFPYIDILRYGGSVPGGKNENQCIFCCPDPEVINVFKIEKL; encoded by the coding sequence ATGTCAAAAAGACCTAAAATTAAAATAACAGTAATTAATAAAAAAGAAAAAGGTGGCTGTCATTACGCTCATAAGATAGGAGATTCTTTTGATTTTGATACAGAAAGGGGAAAATTATGTCCAATGGCACTTCATGTGGCATTTCCATACATTGATATTTTAAGATATGGTGGAAGTGTACCTGGAGGGAAAAATGAAAATCAATGTATATTTTGTTGTCCTGATCCCGAAGTTATAAATGTATTTAAAATTGAGAAACTATAA
- a CDS encoding type IA DNA topoisomerase — protein sequence MAKVIIAEKPSVAKNIADALNIKTRRDGYFEGKEYLITWAFGHLLQLYDAKDYDEKMKGWKLEKFPFIPLNFKYKIKNQANNKNIIDKGAQKQINIIKNLIESENVDGVISATDFDREGQIIGDEIFSYLEIKKPIYRLLLNEWTPDEVKKGMKNLKSNEDMEFLRDAGISRQWSDWIIGINLTSVATLKYNINGSKILNIGRVLLPTLKIIYDRDKEIENFKATTYYKLLANFKTEKVEEFEGTYYEKNSEKFEDKNYLKRVGDLLKDKTGNIVDKKIEKKKEYAPYLFNLSNLQGHITSKYKGWTSDKVLKVAQSLYEKKFITYPRTSSSVLDESLEGRTKKVLETLKRGLSYENQIKFNKSKRIFDSSKVESHSAITPTYIKPSKLTRDEEIVYTAIKNRFIMQFMPIAEFEETKITIKINDENIKGEFISKGKVQTVEGWRIVEKIDTKDTILPLVEIKQKVDVVSDKIKSVTKKPPKHHTEKTLLRVMETCGKSFKDEENSEEMMNAILSGFSIGTAATRADTIKKLKDIGYIEIKGKSLICTKLGRTLVEIFPVKELLDLEYTGKLEKTLSDIEKGKFEKNEFMDLIYEFTNKSVELIKNDNSMLNKIKINLPKGVESLGKCPQCGNPVIEGNKGYGCSNWRSGCRFIIWKNDKYIQSFGKKVTKDMVKILLEKGRVGFRNLKSKKGNVFTACFTYEKNKEKGYYSWKMHFLNNKEFKNENN from the coding sequence TTGGCAAAGGTCATTATTGCGGAGAAACCATCTGTAGCTAAAAATATTGCAGATGCTTTAAATATAAAGACTAGAAGAGATGGTTATTTTGAAGGAAAAGAATATTTAATTACTTGGGCCTTTGGTCATTTACTTCAACTGTATGATGCTAAAGATTATGATGAAAAAATGAAAGGATGGAAGCTTGAAAAGTTTCCTTTTATTCCTTTGAATTTTAAATATAAAATAAAGAACCAAGCTAACAATAAAAATATTATAGATAAAGGTGCCCAAAAACAAATTAATATAATAAAGAATTTAATTGAAAGTGAAAATGTAGATGGTGTAATATCTGCTACAGACTTTGATAGAGAAGGTCAAATTATTGGAGATGAAATCTTTTCATATTTAGAAATTAAAAAGCCAATTTACAGATTATTATTAAATGAATGGACACCAGATGAAGTTAAAAAAGGTATGAAAAATTTAAAATCCAATGAAGATATGGAATTTTTACGTGACGCAGGCATAAGTAGGCAGTGGAGCGATTGGATTATTGGCATAAATCTAACTTCTGTAGCTACTTTAAAGTACAATATAAATGGTAGTAAAATTTTAAATATTGGAAGAGTATTATTACCTACTCTTAAAATAATTTATGACAGAGATAAAGAAATTGAAAATTTTAAAGCCACTACTTATTATAAATTATTAGCTAATTTTAAAACGGAAAAAGTTGAAGAATTTGAAGGTACTTATTATGAAAAAAACTCAGAAAAATTTGAGGATAAGAATTATCTAAAAAGAGTTGGAGATTTGTTAAAGGATAAAACCGGCAATATAGTAGATAAAAAAATAGAAAAGAAAAAGGAGTATGCTCCTTACCTATTTAATTTATCTAATTTACAGGGACATATCACTAGCAAATACAAAGGTTGGACTTCTGATAAGGTATTAAAAGTAGCCCAATCCTTATATGAAAAAAAGTTTATAACATATCCTAGAACTTCTAGTAGTGTTTTAGATGAAAGTTTAGAAGGTAGAACCAAAAAGGTTTTGGAGACTTTAAAGAGGGGTCTTTCTTATGAAAATCAAATAAAATTTAATAAATCTAAAAGAATATTTGATAGTTCTAAGGTAGAAAGTCATAGTGCTATAACACCTACATATATTAAACCTTCTAAATTAACAAGAGATGAAGAAATAGTATATACAGCTATAAAAAACAGATTTATAATGCAGTTTATGCCTATAGCTGAATTTGAAGAAACTAAAATCACAATTAAAATAAATGATGAAAATATTAAAGGAGAATTTATATCTAAAGGTAAAGTTCAGACTGTAGAAGGTTGGAGAATAGTAGAAAAAATAGATACTAAAGATACAATTCTTCCATTAGTAGAAATTAAACAAAAAGTAGATGTTGTAAGTGATAAGATAAAATCTGTTACTAAAAAACCACCAAAGCATCACACAGAAAAAACTCTATTAAGAGTTATGGAGACCTGTGGAAAGAGTTTTAAAGATGAGGAAAATTCTGAGGAAATGATGAATGCTATTTTAAGTGGATTTAGTATAGGAACTGCAGCAACTAGAGCGGATACTATTAAAAAATTAAAGGATATAGGTTACATAGAAATTAAAGGAAAGAGTCTTATATGTACTAAACTTGGAAGAACTTTAGTAGAAATATTTCCTGTAAAAGAACTTTTAGATCTTGAGTACACAGGAAAGCTTGAGAAAACCCTATCAGATATAGAAAAAGGTAAGTTTGAAAAAAATGAATTTATGGACTTAATATATGAATTTACAAATAAATCCGTTGAACTTATAAAAAATGATAATTCTATGTTAAATAAAATAAAAATAAATTTACCTAAGGGAGTAGAAAGTTTAGGTAAATGTCCCCAATGTGGAAATCCTGTAATAGAAGGAAATAAGGGATATGGCTGTAGTAACTGGAGAAGTGGATGTAGGTTCATAATTTGGAAAAACGATAAATATATACAGTCCTTTGGTAAAAAGGTAACTAAAGACATGGTTAAAATTCTTTTAGAAAAAGGAAGAGTAGGTTTTAGAAATCTTAAAAGTAAAAAAGGAAATGTATTTACAGCATGCTTTACATATGAAAAGAATAAGGAAAAAGGATACTATAGTTGGAAAATGCATTTTTTGAATAATAAGGAGTTTAAAAATGAAAATAATTGA